A genome region from Proteus vulgaris includes the following:
- a CDS encoding GpE family phage tail protein — MAVIFHWSPADTGKMSLSELLSWRYQAAKRSGQQDE; from the coding sequence ATTGCCGTCATTTTTCATTGGTCACCGGCAGACACCGGCAAAATGAGCCTTTCAGAATTATTGTCATGGCGCTATCAAGCGGCGAAACGTAGCGGACAACAGGATGAGTAA
- a CDS encoding phage tail assembly protein produces the protein MKEPIEEQNQEQIEWVVVNGDQATVTLEQPIVRGETKIDKVTVLKPNSGALRGVRLQPLMDMDVDSMMQVLPRITMPTLTKNDVLSLTAGDLVNLSVQVVNFLLPKSVMPDSQAN, from the coding sequence ATGAAAGAGCCAATCGAAGAACAAAACCAAGAGCAAATTGAGTGGGTTGTTGTGAATGGTGACCAAGCCACGGTGACATTAGAGCAGCCGATTGTTCGCGGTGAAACAAAAATTGACAAGGTGACGGTGCTTAAACCCAATTCCGGAGCACTACGCGGTGTGCGTTTACAGCCGTTAATGGATATGGATGTTGATAGCATGATGCAAGTATTACCGCGTATTACTATGCCAACGCTAACCAAAAACGATGTGCTGTCTTTAACCGCAGGAGACTTGGTAAACCTGAGTGTGCAGGTGGTCAATTTTTTATTACCGAAGTCGGTTATGCCCGATTCCCAAGCGAATTAA
- a CDS encoding phage tail protein I, with amino-acid sequence MNSLLPSGSSPLEKAAAIACQSLQMLPVPLRQLWNASTCPIDLLPYLAWAWSVDRWDENWSESVKRQVVRDSMFIHRHKGTIGALKRVVEPLGYIIKVTEWWQTDDPPGTFRLDVGVQENGITQEIYDELERLIADARPVSRHLLGLSINLDSQGEFYLSAATFSGDELTVYPYFAEEITVSGAPLTAVGVHIIDKVEVVHER; translated from the coding sequence ATGAATAGCTTGTTACCGTCAGGCAGTAGCCCATTAGAAAAGGCTGCTGCCATTGCCTGTCAATCCTTGCAAATGTTGCCGGTACCTTTACGCCAATTATGGAACGCCAGCACATGCCCCATTGATTTACTGCCGTACCTTGCATGGGCTTGGTCGGTCGATAGATGGGATGAAAACTGGTCTGAATCTGTTAAGCGCCAAGTGGTGCGGGATTCAATGTTTATTCATCGCCACAAGGGAACCATTGGCGCACTTAAGCGTGTGGTCGAGCCGTTAGGTTACATCATCAAAGTCACGGAGTGGTGGCAAACCGACGATCCGCCGGGCACATTTCGACTTGACGTGGGCGTGCAAGAGAACGGTATTACACAAGAAATTTATGACGAATTAGAGCGTTTGATTGCTGATGCACGCCCTGTTAGTCGGCATCTCTTAGGGTTATCTATCAACCTTGATTCGCAAGGTGAGTTTTATCTTTCTGCCGCAACGTTTAGCGGTGATGAGTTAACGGTTTATCCGTATTTTGCAGAAGAAATTACCGTGTCTGGTGCGCCATTAACGGCGGTCGGAGTACACATTATTGATAAAGTTGAGGTCGTACATGAGCGCTAA
- a CDS encoding phage baseplate assembly protein V gives MNIAELIRKIQNLIRTGVVIDVSAEKGCRVKTGDNETDWRPWLTARAGNSRSWWAPSIGEQVLLLSIGGDLTTSFVLPAIFSDDFSEPSSSLTAHRQEYEDGAVIEYEPATGALIVTGIKTAVVEASESVTVTSPDITCIAESKITLDTPTVICTNNLTTGSLTVQKGGTMTGNITHTGGQMSSNGVVVSTHTHSGVRTGDGNTGKPQ, from the coding sequence ATGAATATCGCAGAACTTATCCGAAAAATACAAAATCTGATCCGTACTGGCGTTGTGATTGATGTCAGCGCAGAAAAAGGGTGTCGAGTTAAAACGGGCGACAATGAAACCGACTGGCGCCCGTGGCTTACTGCACGTGCCGGTAATTCGCGTTCATGGTGGGCGCCCAGTATTGGCGAACAAGTGTTATTACTTTCTATTGGTGGTGACTTAACCACCTCGTTTGTGTTACCGGCAATATTTAGTGACGATTTTTCAGAGCCGTCAAGCTCATTAACCGCCCATCGTCAAGAGTATGAAGACGGTGCCGTGATTGAATATGAACCCGCAACCGGGGCGCTAATAGTTACAGGAATTAAAACCGCCGTAGTTGAAGCCAGTGAGTCAGTCACAGTCACATCACCCGACATTACGTGTATCGCAGAAAGCAAAATCACCCTTGATACCCCTACCGTTATTTGCACCAACAACTTAACCACGGGATCACTGACGGTACAAAAAGGCGGCACAATGACCGGTAACATTACCCATACAGGTGGGCAAATGTCCTCTAATGGCGTAGTGGTTTCAACTCATACACACAGTGGAGTGCGTACGGGTGATGGTAATACGGGGAAACCACAATGA
- a CDS encoding tail fiber assembly protein: protein MKIWLSKGDLQSYVISPEPPNKDDFYEVELPDNRVDGYEFSQTSDGRITFNFTDRNNNQEYEKIRYAKLTEASIIMRPLELALMANQITDKEQRSLKAWQDYVINVNRVTDGVFPQKPE, encoded by the coding sequence ATGAAAATTTGGTTATCTAAAGGGGATTTGCAATCTTATGTTATCTCACCCGAACCACCTAACAAAGATGACTTTTACGAAGTGGAACTACCCGATAATAGGGTTGATGGTTATGAATTTAGTCAGACGTCAGATGGTCGTATCACGTTTAATTTTACCGATAGAAATAACAATCAAGAGTATGAGAAAATTCGTTACGCTAAATTAACAGAGGCGAGCATTATCATGCGCCCATTGGAACTGGCATTAATGGCAAACCAAATAACAGATAAGGAGCAACGAAGTTTAAAGGCATGGCAAGATTATGTTATTAACGTTAATAGAGTGACAGACGGAGTTTTTCCACAAAAGCCAGAATAA
- a CDS encoding phage tail sheath protein, giving the protein MAQDYHHGVRVIEINEGTRPIRTISTAIVGVVCTADDADEKTFPLNKPVLLTDVSQAIGKAGKTGTLASTLKAIADQAKPITVVVRVEQGESEAETTTNIIGGTTEEGLKTGLQALLASQAQHGIKPRIIGAPGHDTLAVANEIAVICQKLRAFGYVSAYDCKNISEAIKYRDNFGQRELMVIFPDFTSWDSVTNSESTAYATARALGLRAKLDNDIGWHKTLSNITVNGVTGISKDIYWDLQDPATDAGLLNEKGVTTLIRRDGFRFWGSRTCSDDPLFAFESYTRTAQVLADTMAEGQMWAIDKPLTPSLARDIVETINAKLRSLVSQGYLLGGECWYDPTSNSKEELKAGKLTLDYDYTPVPPMENLMLRQRITDKYLMDFGNKIKG; this is encoded by the coding sequence ATGGCACAAGATTATCATCACGGTGTGCGCGTTATTGAAATTAACGAAGGCACCCGCCCCATTCGCACTATCAGCACCGCTATTGTTGGCGTGGTTTGCACCGCTGATGATGCGGACGAAAAAACCTTTCCTTTAAATAAACCCGTCTTACTCACTGATGTGTCACAGGCTATCGGTAAAGCAGGGAAAACCGGCACCTTAGCCAGCACGTTAAAGGCGATTGCAGATCAGGCTAAACCTATCACCGTTGTGGTGCGTGTAGAACAAGGTGAAAGTGAAGCGGAAACCACCACTAATATTATCGGTGGCACCACCGAAGAAGGGCTAAAAACAGGGTTGCAAGCGCTGTTAGCATCACAAGCCCAACACGGCATTAAACCTCGCATTATTGGTGCGCCCGGTCACGACACGTTAGCCGTTGCCAATGAGATTGCGGTGATTTGTCAAAAGCTCCGCGCCTTTGGCTATGTGTCTGCTTACGACTGTAAAAATATCAGCGAAGCAATCAAGTACCGTGACAACTTTGGTCAGCGTGAATTAATGGTGATTTTCCCTGATTTTACGTCATGGGATAGCGTCACCAACAGCGAATCAACCGCTTACGCCACAGCGCGCGCATTAGGTTTACGTGCCAAGTTAGACAATGATATTGGCTGGCATAAAACCCTATCCAATATCACCGTTAATGGTGTGACGGGCATTTCTAAAGATATCTATTGGGATTTACAAGATCCCGCTACCGATGCCGGTTTACTGAATGAAAAAGGCGTCACTACGCTTATTCGTCGTGATGGTTTCCGCTTTTGGGGTTCGCGTACCTGTTCGGATGATCCACTGTTTGCGTTTGAATCTTATACCCGAACGGCGCAAGTCCTCGCTGACACCATGGCGGAAGGGCAGATGTGGGCAATTGATAAACCGTTAACGCCATCTTTAGCGCGGGATATCGTCGAAACCATCAACGCAAAATTACGTTCACTGGTCAGTCAGGGCTATTTGTTAGGCGGTGAATGTTGGTATGACCCGACATCAAATAGCAAAGAAGAACTTAAAGCCGGCAAGCTCACACTGGATTATGACTATACGCCAGTGCCACCAATGGAAAATCTGATGTTACGTCAGCGTATTACCGATAAATACCTGATGGATTTCGGTAACAAAATCAAGGGGTAA
- a CDS encoding phage major tail tube protein, with amino-acid sequence MALPRKLKNFNLFMNGANYVGVAEELTLPKITRKLEAYRGGGMNGSVQIDMGLDDGALDTDFTLGGADIDVYRQWGASTIDAVQLRLCGAYQRDDTGETLAVEVVLRGRYSEIDPGNWKSGDNTQTKVTVKPTYYKLVMDGQEIIEIDIVNMVEKVDGKDLLQAQRDALGL; translated from the coding sequence ATGGCGTTACCACGCAAGCTAAAGAATTTTAATTTATTTATGAATGGCGCCAATTATGTTGGCGTTGCGGAAGAACTCACATTACCCAAAATCACCCGCAAGTTAGAAGCATATCGCGGGGGCGGTATGAATGGCTCGGTGCAAATTGATATGGGCCTTGATGATGGTGCGTTAGACACTGATTTTACCCTCGGTGGTGCTGATATTGACGTTTACCGCCAATGGGGCGCATCCACTATTGATGCGGTTCAATTGCGTTTATGTGGCGCTTATCAGCGTGATGATACGGGGGAAACATTAGCCGTTGAAGTGGTTCTCCGCGGTCGTTATAGCGAAATTGATCCGGGTAACTGGAAATCGGGCGATAACACACAAACCAAAGTCACTGTAAAACCCACTTACTACAAGTTAGTGATGGACGGTCAAGAAATCATTGAGATTGATATCGTCAATATGGTGGAAAAAGTGGACGGTAAAGACCTGTTACAAGCACAGCGTGACGCGCTGGGACTTTAA
- a CDS encoding phage virion morphogenesis protein, translated as MNADDFSPLTQALATMLAKASPNERKKLAREIARDLRKSNLQRIRAQKNPDGTAFTKRKASTVTVLRGMKFVWKGQPRSLKNWRLRKTKKGDVITGYDLEKKAERSFYKRDILRFIEVKKDKISTAKPNKQTRMFKRLATARYLRMSANDKGVSLSFAPQVAGIAAVHHYGLKERVRGKSLEIQYPERKLLGFSPADIKHIENQLLEFLSR; from the coding sequence ATGAACGCCGATGATTTCAGCCCGTTAACCCAAGCGTTAGCCACCATGTTGGCAAAAGCGTCACCCAATGAGCGCAAAAAGCTAGCCCGTGAAATTGCCCGTGATTTACGCAAAAGCAATTTACAACGTATTCGCGCCCAAAAAAATCCCGATGGAACCGCATTCACCAAGCGTAAAGCCTCAACGGTTACCGTTTTGCGAGGAATGAAATTTGTCTGGAAAGGACAGCCTCGCAGTTTAAAAAATTGGCGACTACGCAAAACGAAAAAGGGCGACGTGATCACCGGCTATGATTTGGAAAAGAAAGCCGAACGTAGTTTTTATAAGCGCGATATTCTGCGTTTTATTGAAGTGAAAAAAGATAAAATCAGCACCGCAAAACCCAATAAACAGACTCGCATGTTTAAGCGTTTAGCCACCGCCCGTTATTTGCGAATGTCAGCAAATGATAAAGGTGTTTCCCTCTCTTTTGCCCCTCAAGTTGCGGGCATTGCTGCGGTGCATCATTACGGTTTGAAAGAGCGTGTGCGGGGAAAGTCATTAGAAATTCAATATCCTGAACGAAAGCTATTAGGCTTTTCACCAGCAGATATTAAACATATCGAAAACCAATTACTGGAATTCCTTTCTCGTTAA
- a CDS encoding phage tail protein encodes MSAKFFALLTVIGANKLAKATALGTTLKITQMAVGDGGGTLPTPDTQQTKLVGEKRRAGLNTLFVDPKNDSQIIAEQVIPENEGGYWIREIGLFDDEGSLIAVGNCPETYKPQLQEGSGRTQTIRMILTVSHTESVELKVDPSVILATREFVNDAIESASKQTMAEVAKIYATKTELSTGLSKVQKSADDANTNANSRVPSTRKVNNKPLSADITLTAGDVGAATPAQVNEAKTAASNAQTAANNANTNANSRVPNSRKVNNKPLSADITLTAGDVGAATPTQVNEAKTAASNAQTAANNANTNANSRVPNSRKVNNKPLSADITLTAGDVGAATPTQVNEAKAAASNAQTAASAAQTTANNANNNANGRVPNTRKVNGKPLSADISLTAGDVGAATPAQVNEAKTAASNAQTAANNANTNANGRVPSTRKVNGKPLSGDINLNAGDVGALTQSQADNRYLQGNRKIKARSIWKGFWQDNNKPLILPESIHDKFCQFAITVNREATTTQFIRSGDTGRYHLHHGNGAYVEISVSTDGKSINRVEGDNGAVIQVWVIDGI; translated from the coding sequence ATGAGCGCTAAATTTTTCGCCTTATTAACGGTGATTGGTGCCAACAAACTGGCAAAAGCCACGGCATTAGGCACCACCTTAAAAATTACCCAAATGGCGGTGGGTGACGGTGGCGGAACGTTACCCACACCCGATACACAACAAACTAAACTCGTCGGTGAGAAACGCCGTGCGGGATTAAATACCTTATTTGTTGATCCGAAAAACGACAGTCAGATTATTGCTGAACAAGTGATCCCTGAAAATGAGGGCGGTTACTGGATACGTGAGATTGGTTTATTTGATGATGAAGGCAGTTTAATTGCTGTGGGTAATTGCCCTGAAACCTATAAGCCACAATTGCAAGAGGGCAGCGGACGAACGCAGACTATCCGCATGATATTAACCGTTAGTCATACCGAGTCAGTTGAGTTAAAGGTTGACCCCTCGGTGATATTGGCGACTCGTGAATTTGTTAATGATGCCATTGAAAGCGCCTCAAAACAGACAATGGCAGAGGTAGCTAAGATTTATGCCACTAAAACCGAATTAAGTACGGGTTTAAGTAAAGTACAAAAATCAGCGGATGACGCTAACACGAACGCTAATAGTCGCGTGCCTAGTACCCGTAAAGTTAATAATAAACCCCTGAGCGCAGACATTACTTTAACGGCGGGTGATGTGGGTGCTGCGACACCAGCACAAGTTAACGAAGCCAAAACCGCCGCAAGCAATGCACAGACTGCGGCTAATAATGCGAACACTAATGCCAATAGTCGGGTGCCTAATTCGCGTAAAGTGAACAATAAACCATTAAGTGCAGACATTACTTTAACGGCGGGTGATGTGGGCGCAGCGACGCCAACACAAGTTAATGAAGCCAAAACCGCCGCAAGCAATGCACAGACTGCGGCTAATAATGCGAACACTAATGCCAATAGTCGGGTGCCTAATTCGCGTAAAGTGAACAATAAACCATTAAGTGCAGACATTACTTTAACGGCGGGTGATGTGGGCGCAGCGACGCCAACACAAGTTAACGAAGCAAAGGCTGCTGCATCTAATGCACAGACTGCAGCAAGCGCAGCACAAACCACGGCAAACAATGCGAATAACAACGCTAACGGTCGAGTGCCTAACACTCGCAAAGTGAATGGAAAACCACTAAGTGCTGATATTAGTTTAACTGCGGGCGATGTGGGTGCTGCGACGCCGGCACAGGTAAATGAAGCAAAGACTGCCGCAAGCAATGCACAGACTGCGGCTAATAATGCCAACACTAATGCCAATGGGCGGGTGCCTAGTACCCGTAAAGTGAACGGCAAACCATTGAGCGGAGATATTAATTTAAATGCCGGTGATGTGGGGGCGTTGACGCAAAGTCAAGCGGATAATAGGTATCTACAAGGAAATAGAAAGATAAAAGCACGTTCTATTTGGAAAGGCTTTTGGCAAGATAATAATAAACCACTGATTTTACCAGAAAGTATTCATGATAAATTTTGTCAATTTGCTATTACTGTTAACAGGGAAGCAACCACAACACAATTTATACGTAGTGGAGATACAGGTCGATATCATCTTCATCATGGCAATGGTGCTTATGTTGAAATTAGCGTAAGCACTGACGGAAAATCGATTAATCGTGTTGAAGGCGACAACGGTGCTGTTATTCAAGTTTGGGTTATTGATGGTATTTAA
- a CDS encoding phage tail protein, whose protein sequence is MKKPASLRDTLINKVSYLGDNPDRLYTFIDGGAIVATGARSQSYEYQYNLNIIIDDYPGDQDVLMAVIIGWIEQHQPDIFLNPDKRQSHFTFDAFIDSNQTASISIDLKLTERVLVNVQAGKLVVGAVEEPADPFESWESVDHERR, encoded by the coding sequence GCGATACCTTAATTAACAAGGTGAGCTATTTAGGGGATAACCCCGATAGGCTCTACACTTTTATTGACGGTGGGGCGATTGTGGCAACCGGTGCCAGAAGCCAATCTTATGAGTATCAATACAATCTCAATATTATTATTGATGATTATCCCGGTGACCAAGATGTGTTAATGGCAGTGATCATTGGTTGGATTGAACAGCATCAACCTGATATTTTCCTCAATCCCGATAAGCGCCAAAGTCATTTTACCTTTGATGCCTTTATTGATAGCAACCAGACCGCCAGTATTAGCATTGATTTAAAGCTGACTGAGCGTGTCCTCGTTAATGTGCAAGCAGGTAAATTGGTTGTCGGTGCAGTTGAAGAGCCGGCTGATCCGTTTGAAAGTTGGGAGAGTGTGGATCATGAACGCCGATGA
- a CDS encoding GPW/gp25 family protein, whose product MNYLGMNAQTGERITDIEHVRQSMRDIFNTPIGSRLMRREYGSLLADLIDGPVNDKMRLQLMSACYTAVYRWEPRIVMTAIDIHSQHEQVIVDITGYYAHNQQPINFSLPVT is encoded by the coding sequence ATGAACTATCTCGGTATGAATGCACAAACCGGTGAACGTATTACCGATATTGAGCACGTTCGCCAGTCGATGAGAGATATTTTTAACACCCCCATTGGTAGCCGATTGATGCGCCGTGAATATGGCAGTTTGCTTGCCGATTTAATTGACGGTCCGGTTAATGACAAGATGCGACTGCAATTAATGTCGGCATGTTACACAGCGGTTTATCGTTGGGAGCCACGTATTGTGATGACTGCCATTGATATTCATAGCCAACACGAACAGGTGATTGTCGATATCACTGGCTATTACGCCCATAACCAACAACCGATTAATTTCTCTCTACCGGTGACATAA
- a CDS encoding baseplate assembly protein, producing MPTINLSQLTPPDVIESLDAEQLLRERKTALIAVMPVHLRDAIANTLSLESEPLTKLLEENVYRELLLRQRINESARAVMVAYAKGADLDQLAANYNLSRLVLRPANPKTIPPTPAILESDDDLRLRIPAAFEGLSVAGPVGSYEFHARSADGRVSDVSAISPTPANVTISVLSREGDGTASEELLRIVEHALNDEDVRPVADRIKVQSAKIIPYQIDATLFLFPGPESEPIRKEANQRLTQYITEQHRLGRDIRLSAIYATLHVEGVQRVELKQPAKDVVLDKTQASYCTQSTLTIGGSDE from the coding sequence ATGCCAACGATTAATTTAAGCCAACTCACACCACCCGATGTGATTGAGTCGTTAGATGCAGAACAGCTCTTACGCGAACGCAAAACGGCGTTGATTGCCGTAATGCCAGTGCATTTACGTGATGCGATTGCTAACACGTTATCGTTAGAGTCGGAACCGCTGACCAAGCTGTTAGAAGAAAATGTTTATCGTGAGTTGTTATTGCGTCAGCGAATTAATGAGTCTGCGCGTGCGGTGATGGTGGCGTATGCAAAAGGGGCAGATTTAGATCAGTTAGCCGCGAATTATAATTTATCGCGTTTAGTGTTACGCCCCGCCAATCCCAAAACCATTCCGCCCACACCGGCAATTTTAGAGTCTGACGATGATTTGCGTTTGCGCATTCCCGCCGCTTTTGAGGGACTAAGTGTTGCGGGTCCGGTGGGCAGTTATGAATTTCATGCCCGTAGTGCCGATGGTCGGGTGTCCGATGTGTCTGCGATCAGTCCAACACCGGCAAATGTCACTATTTCCGTGTTATCTCGTGAGGGTGACGGCACTGCATCAGAAGAATTACTGCGTATTGTTGAGCACGCGTTAAACGATGAAGATGTGAGACCGGTTGCTGACCGCATCAAAGTACAATCCGCTAAAATTATTCCCTATCAAATTGATGCAACGTTATTCCTCTTTCCGGGGCCCGAATCGGAGCCGATACGCAAAGAAGCCAATCAACGGCTGACGCAATACATTACAGAGCAACACCGCTTAGGGCGTGATATTCGCTTATCGGCGATTTATGCCACGTTGCATGTGGAAGGCGTGCAACGAGTGGAGTTAAAACAACCCGCAAAAGATGTGGTGCTGGATAAAACTCAAGCCTCGTATTGCACCCAAAGTACATTAACCATTGGTGGCTCGGATGAATAG